Genomic window (Vicinamibacterales bacterium):
GCGAACCTCCCGTCGCACGCGTCCGCTGCCGCCCGGCTTCCGCGAAGCGCTGTCATGGACGGGCGGCGCCGCTGAATCAAGCGGCGCCGCCCCGATGGCGGCGGCCCTCAACGAACTCTTCGATCGTCCTGTGATTGAAGTCGAGGACGTTACCGGGCTGGCGCGCAGTACACTGGAGAGATGTCTTCTCCGTTCCCGCTCACCCGCGTGCTCGCGCGCGAGGTGGCCGGCGGGAGCCGCAGCAAGGGACGCCAGTACCACCTCGACGGCGCGGTCACCCGGATCGAGGGGGACGCATGGAGTGTCCGCGCGGTCATCCGCGGATCGCACGACTACCGCGTCCAACTCACCCGCCGCGGCGACGATTTCACCGCCGCTTGCGAATGCGCTTATTTCGTGGAGCGCGGAATCTGCAAACACATCTGGGCGACGCTGCTCGAGGCCGAGCGGCGCGGACTCCTGATGGGCGGCGGCCGCATCAGCGACGAGGCAATACTGCGGGCAGCTGATCTCGACCCGGACGCCGACCCCGAGTTCGGCCTTCCGGCCCCCCGACGCGCCGAATCGCCCCAACCCTGGGAGCGGTTTCTCAACGAGTTCTCCCGCAACCTCAGCTCGACCACGCGCCCGACCCGCGCCTCGAAGTTCGCCGACGCGCAGCTGATCTACGCGATCGATCGGGCCGCGACCCTGGCCACCGGGATCGTGGCCATCGACTTGATGACGCGAACCCGACGCAAGACGGGGGACTGGGCGAAGCCGAAGCCGGCGCAGATTTCGATCGGCGACCTCGAGGACATGACCGACCCCGGCGATCGCGAGATCCTGCCGCAGCTGGTCGGCGCGCTCGATACCTATGGCGCGTATGCAGACTTCGGGCGGTCCTCGTTCCGTCTGACGGGCCCGCTGCTCGACCGGCTGCTGCCGGCGATCGTGCGCACCGGTCGCGCCGTGCTGCGGCTGCAGCGGCAGCCCGAGGAATACCAGGCGCTCGAATGGGACGACGGCCCCACCTGGCTCTTTCGCCTGGACATCGTCCACGGCACGCGCGACGAGAGCTTTTCAATCGACGGGGCGCTGGTGCGCGGAGACGAGCGGCTGACGATCCGCGAGCCGTCGATGGTGCTGGCGGCCGGGTATCTGGTTCATCGCGGGCGTGTCGCCCGGCTCGACACCGGTGGCGCGTTCGCCTGGCTGGCGCAGCTGCGCGGCTCTGGAGAGGTCACGATTCCCCCCGACGCGACGGGCCGCCTGGTGGACGTGCTGGCGCGGTCCGGGGTCGACCCGTCCGAGCTGCCGCCGGAGCTGCAGTTCGAGATCGTCGCGAGCCGGCCGAAGCCGTCGGTCAGCGTTCGCGCCGATCCGCAACGGGACGCGATGGCGTCGCTGAATGCGGCGGTCACCTTCGACTACGGCGGCCTTCGCGTCTCGCCGGAGATGCCGGGAAGTGTCTACGACCAGGAGCGCAGGCGCCTGGTGCGGCGCGACACCGCGTTCGAGCAGCAGGCCCTGGCGCAGCTCGGGCCGGCCGGGTTCGCGCGGCACTGGGACTATCTCGCCGCGCGCCAGGGGTACGCGATCTCGCCGGCGATGCTCGGTCACGCCGTGCGGACGCTGGTGCCGCTCGGCTGGCGGATCGAGGCGGAAGGCCGAGCCTTCAGGCCGGCGCAGCGGATGACCTCCGAGGTCAAATCGGGGATCGACTGGTTCGAGCTTCACGGCACGGTCGACTTCGGCGAAGGCCTCACGGCGCCGCTGCCGCGCCTGCTTGAAGCGATGCGCGCCGGGCGCTCGACGGTGACGCTGGACGATGGCAGCGAAGGGATGGTCCCGGACGAATGGCTCCTCCGCTTCGCCGGAATCGCCAGCGCCGGCGAGGCGTCGGGCGATCATGTCCGGTTCCGCGGCTCGCAGGCGGCGCTGCTCGACGCCGCGCTCGCCGATCTGCCCGCCGTCGACATGGACGAGCGCTTCGTCCGCGCCCGCGACGAGCTGTCGACGTTCGGCGGACTCACCCCGCTCGATCCGGCGAAGTCGTTCAACGGCCGACTGCGCGACTATCAGCGCGACGCGCTGGGGTGGCTGGCGTTCCTGAGGCGCTTCGGCTTCGGCGGGTGTCTCGCTGACGACATGGGGCTGGGGAAGACGGTGATGGTACTCGCCTGGCTCGATCGGCTGCGGGCCTCGCGCGAGCTGCGCGGCCCCTCGCTCGTGGTCGTGCCGAGGTCGGTGCTGTTCAACTGGGTGGAAGAGGCGAGGCGCTTCGCGCCGCAGCTCACGGTGCTCGACTTCAGCGGCGCCGGCCGCACACTCGACGCCGTGTCGCGTCATCACGTGGTGCTGACCACCTATGGGACGCTGCGGCGCGATGCGCTGCTGCTCAAGGACGTGTCGTTCGACTACGCGGTGCTCGACGAAGCGCAGGCGATCAAGAACGCGGCGACCGCGGCCGCGAAGGCGGCGCGGCTGGTGCGCGCCTCGAACCGACTGGCGCTGAGCGGCACGCCGATCGAGAACCATCTGGGCGAGCTGTGGAGCCTGTTCGAGTTCCTCAATCCCGGCCTGCTCGGCAGCTCCTCGGCGTTCGCCCGGCACGGGTCGGCGGCCTCGCGCCGGGACCCGAAGTCGGTCGACGTGCTCGCCCGAGGCGTGCGTCCGTTCATCCTGCGCCGCACCAAGACGCAGGTGGCGCCGGAGCTGCCCCCCCGCACCGAGCTGACCATCCGCTGCGAGCTGTCCCGGCCCCAGCGCGAGCTCTACGACGAGCTGCGCGACCACTATCGATCGACGCTGCTGTCGCGCATTGCCCGCGACGGTATCCAGCGGTCGAAAATTCACGTCCTCGAGGCGCTGCTGCGCCTGCGGCAGGCGGCCTGTCATCCGGGGCTCGTCGATCCGGCGCGCGCCGGCGATCCCTCGGCCAAGTTCGATGCCCTGGTGCCGCAGCTCGCCGAAGTGATCGACGAGCGGCACAAGTGTCTCGTCTTCTCGCAGTTCACCAGCCTGCTGGCGCTGCTCAGGACGCGTCTCGACGCGGAGGGCTTCCGCTACGAGTATCTCGACGGGCGCACGCGCGATCGCGAAGCGCCGGTGCGCCGGTTCCAGGAGGACCCTGACACGCGGCTCTTTCTCATCAGCCTGAAGGCGGGAGGGCTCGGCCTCAACCTGACCGCGGCGGAATACGTGTACCTGCTGGACCCGTGGTGGAATCCGGCGGTCGAGGCGCAGGCGATCGACCGCGCGCACCGCATCGGCCAGACGCGGCACGTCTTCGCCTACCGCCTGCTGGCGGTCGGCACGGTCGAAGACAAGATCATCGAGCTGCAGGGGACCAAGCGCGACCTCGCCGACGCCATCGTCCGTGCCGACGAAGGGCTGCTCCGGTCTCTGAGCCGGGAGGACCTCGAGATCCTGCTCGAGTGATGGCTTCCGCGTTCATCTCTGCCATCCGCGCCCCGAATTCAACCAGCCCGTCTCCCTTCTTCCTCCTCGATGTGGTGCTCGCCCGTTGCTCGGCGGCGGGCGACGCCTCGTAGCGCTCCCTGACGATCAGATCGGCCACCTGGTGACCGGAGTGTCGATTGCAGTGGCACGACGCCGTTCCCTGTAACCCGTTGAAGGAGTGTGGCGTCATGCAGTTCCTGCGCGTTGTGTTCATGGCGGCAATGGCAGCAATCGCTGTCCCGCAGCATCTGTCGGGTCCCGACGTGGTGGCGGTGCAAGGCGTCGTCGACGGCAACACGGTGGTGCTCGCGACCTATGGGCACGTGCGCCTCGCTGGGATCCATGCGCCGCGGATTGCCCGCCGCGGCTTCGACGGAGAACCGTTCGCCCGCGAAGCGAGTGCGCGGCTCGAGGGCCTCGTCGGCCGGCGGTTCGTGCGTCTGGAATTCCCGTCGGCGACCTCGCGGGCCAGTGCCTGGGTGGTGCTGGACGATGGAACGTTCGTCAACGCGCTGCTGGTCGCTGAGGGCCTGGCGCGGGTGTCGGGCAGACCTGGCGGGCCGCGCGGCGAGGAACTCGCGCGGGCGCAAGCGCGTGCGCAGCAGGCTCGCGTCGGAATCTGGAGTGGGCGGCCCTGACCGCGGGGTTCCGAGTGATACACGCCCGCGGCAGGGACGGCCTTTTGTCGGGACGAAGCGTCTTACCCTGGATGGCGCGGCCGCGGCGGATCCGTGGACCGATATAATCGACGCGAAGGAGAGTGGATGGGCATTCCGTGGAGGATTGTCGCGACGACGGCCGCAGCAGTGATCGCGGGGGCTGGAGCGGTGTCGGCGCAGACGGTGTACGTGCGTCATGCCCCGGCGGGCAGCCAGGTCGAGGTCGTGGCCAACGCCGCGTCCGCCGGCACCACCGCCGTCGACGCCGACGGCGAAGCGAAGGTCTCCTTCTCGCTTCCGGCCGGCATCACCGAGATGGACGCGAACATCTTCGTGGATACCTGCGGCACGCTGCGCAAGGTGGTGATCGTCGATCGCGCGCGCCAGCCGGCGGCCGTGGCCGAAGGCTGCGACCGCCGCGAGATTGCGGGCATCTACTGGGTGCGGCCGGTCAACACGATCGTGGTCGACGTGGGCGGCGTGGCTCCCTCGTTGCTGCTGGTCCGTGGCAGCTACACGCCGCCCAAGCCGACGGCGGAGGGTGACGAGAACAGCGGCACTCCCAGCCGCCCGCTGCCGAAGGGACTTCTGATGTTCGCGGGCGGGGCCTTCACCAGTTTCGGCAACACCGGCGATCTGTTCTGCGGCAACGCGACGCCCTGCAGCCAGACGTCGCACGGGTTGACGTACAACTTCGGCGCCACGCTCTGGTTGACCCGGTTCGTCGGCATCGAGGGCTCGTACATCCGCCCGCACGAAGTCACGGCGTCGGGCGGCGACACGTTCAAATTCAACAGTACGCTCGACAGCGACGTGTGGACGATCCTGGGCAAGCTTGGCGCGCAGGCGGGCGTGGTCCGCATTTACGGCCAGGGCGGCGTGAACTACCACGAGGCGACCAACACCACGGCCGAGACGATCGACGTCGCGGCGCAGACCTTTCAGTACAAGACCAAGGGCTGGAGCTGGGTTTTCGGTGGCGGGATGGAAGCGTGGATCGGTCAGAAGCAGCGGCTGGCCGTCTTCGGCGACGCGGGGATCATGCGGATCAAGGGGGACGCCGAAAGCGGCGGTGAAGCGATGATTGACGATCGGCTGAGATACGTGTCAGTGGGCGTCAAGGTCCGGCTGGGCCGGTAAGCCCCGCGGCGCGGTGCGCCGCCCGCTCACGAGCAGCCGGCCGCGGGGCACGTGCCCAACAGCTCGACGTCGAACACCAGGGTCGAATACGCCGGAATGGAAGAGTTGCGAATCCCGCCGTAGGCGAGCGACGGCGGAACGACGAGGCGCCGGATCCCGCCGACTTTCATGCCGACCAGTCCCTGGTCCCATCCCGCAATCACCGACGCGGTCCCCAGCGTGAACACGAACGGCGTCTTGCCGTTGCTCGTGTCGAACAGCAGTCCCTTGGTGTCGGGCTTCGAAGTGTCGTAGAGCCAGCCGGTGTAATTGACCGTGAGGATGTTTCCGCTGACCGCCACGTCGCCGGTGCCGAGCAGGAGATCGATCTGGCTGTAGGGAGCGGTCGAGGACGGACTGGTGACGGACTGGCCGCACGCCGCGCTCAACCCACAGGCCGCTATGACGCCGGCGGCAACGACGAGCCTCATGCGTCCACTATAACGCGATCTGGCGCGCATCCTGCACCGTCGGGGCCGTTGTGGCGCTGC
Coding sequences:
- a CDS encoding DEAD/DEAH box helicase — translated: MSSPFPLTRVLAREVAGGSRSKGRQYHLDGAVTRIEGDAWSVRAVIRGSHDYRVQLTRRGDDFTAACECAYFVERGICKHIWATLLEAERRGLLMGGGRISDEAILRAADLDPDADPEFGLPAPRRAESPQPWERFLNEFSRNLSSTTRPTRASKFADAQLIYAIDRAATLATGIVAIDLMTRTRRKTGDWAKPKPAQISIGDLEDMTDPGDREILPQLVGALDTYGAYADFGRSSFRLTGPLLDRLLPAIVRTGRAVLRLQRQPEEYQALEWDDGPTWLFRLDIVHGTRDESFSIDGALVRGDERLTIREPSMVLAAGYLVHRGRVARLDTGGAFAWLAQLRGSGEVTIPPDATGRLVDVLARSGVDPSELPPELQFEIVASRPKPSVSVRADPQRDAMASLNAAVTFDYGGLRVSPEMPGSVYDQERRRLVRRDTAFEQQALAQLGPAGFARHWDYLAARQGYAISPAMLGHAVRTLVPLGWRIEAEGRAFRPAQRMTSEVKSGIDWFELHGTVDFGEGLTAPLPRLLEAMRAGRSTVTLDDGSEGMVPDEWLLRFAGIASAGEASGDHVRFRGSQAALLDAALADLPAVDMDERFVRARDELSTFGGLTPLDPAKSFNGRLRDYQRDALGWLAFLRRFGFGGCLADDMGLGKTVMVLAWLDRLRASRELRGPSLVVVPRSVLFNWVEEARRFAPQLTVLDFSGAGRTLDAVSRHHVVLTTYGTLRRDALLLKDVSFDYAVLDEAQAIKNAATAAAKAARLVRASNRLALSGTPIENHLGELWSLFEFLNPGLLGSSSAFARHGSAASRRDPKSVDVLARGVRPFILRRTKTQVAPELPPRTELTIRCELSRPQRELYDELRDHYRSTLLSRIARDGIQRSKIHVLEALLRLRQAACHPGLVDPARAGDPSAKFDALVPQLAEVIDERHKCLVFSQFTSLLALLRTRLDAEGFRYEYLDGRTRDREAPVRRFQEDPDTRLFLISLKAGGLGLNLTAAEYVYLLDPWWNPAVEAQAIDRAHRIGQTRHVFAYRLLAVGTVEDKIIELQGTKRDLADAIVRADEGLLRSLSREDLEILLE
- a CDS encoding thermonuclease family protein — translated: MQFLRVVFMAAMAAIAVPQHLSGPDVVAVQGVVDGNTVVLATYGHVRLAGIHAPRIARRGFDGEPFAREASARLEGLVGRRFVRLEFPSATSRASAWVVLDDGTFVNALLVAEGLARVSGRPGGPRGEELARAQARAQQARVGIWSGRP
- a CDS encoding FKBP-type peptidyl-prolyl cis-trans isomerase, with product MRLVVAAGVIAACGLSAACGQSVTSPSSTAPYSQIDLLLGTGDVAVSGNILTVNYTGWLYDTSKPDTKGLLFDTSNGKTPFVFTLGTASVIAGWDQGLVGMKVGGIRRLVVPPSLAYGGIRNSSIPAYSTLVFDVELLGTCPAAGCS